From Streptosporangium album, the proteins below share one genomic window:
- a CDS encoding AfsR/SARP family transcriptional regulator, translated as MRFGLLGPLQIFDGDRILAPPGPAKHRAVLAALLLGAGQVVTLDRLVAVVWGENPPASAEPVLRVYVSALRRLVGAETIRTAPGGYLIAVTPDQVDAHRFDRMVERARRSRDAGRAAEAADELRTALGLWRGPALADVDSGELRRTHAVRLEELRLSATEERVDLDLALGRHGEVVGELRALVAAHPLRERAWGQLVLALHRGGRRSEALGAYQDVRRLLVEELGLEPGPELRAAHDRVLAGEGPEPGARTREAPHETPPDIADFTGRAQVLSWITGETPAAGGAPVHLVLHGPAGSGKSAVAVRAATLLGARFPGGRLYAALRAGDRPVGAGAVLEDLLRSLGCPEGAVPAGIEDRVRLYRSMTATRRLLVVLDDAADESQVRPLLPTGPGCLTLVTSRSPLYGLEASRAFELGVLDLAESVAMLAGVAGEPRVRAEPQAARRIAELCGGLPLALRIAGSRLARRPGWTLEHLAGRLEDERVRLDELAAGDLAVRSSLGLGYRGLAEEEQRLLRRLGALSAPDVAPWAAAAVFGGLRVDRILEELAGTGLLQSRGLDDAGQERYGRHDLTRLYAAERLAEEEGTAARVLAVLAREVLERVRRARALLLPAEPGTGRTVAHTAGQSVAVETTHLRESARWLAAERGFLVAAVADFHRAGLAEAAWRLAFYLTPFFELRAHHEDWYATNRIGREAARLAGHRHGEALLLRALGDLYRIEGRLDDAARALQAALSHFRDLADGAEEARARYRLGLVLIAQDRPAEAERSLAECLAAFEAAGDARGRADALRSLGSVRRAEDLLAAGLDAYRELGDPRGEAAALRELALLHLDRRRLPAARDCAERALRADRRLGDRLPEASSLVLLARVARAEGVPEAARTTVEEALSIFKEYGDRRGAAHALLVLAGADLDIDEIDGAFAAISSATEGFDILGDQRGSAEAAELMREARRRRGLWT; from the coding sequence GTGCGGTTCGGCCTGCTGGGTCCCCTTCAGATCTTTGACGGCGACCGGATCCTGGCGCCGCCCGGTCCGGCCAAGCACCGTGCGGTCCTGGCCGCCCTGTTGCTGGGCGCGGGGCAGGTCGTGACGCTTGACCGGCTGGTCGCCGTGGTGTGGGGGGAGAACCCGCCGGCCTCCGCCGAGCCGGTGCTGCGGGTCTACGTGAGCGCCCTGCGCCGTCTGGTCGGGGCCGAGACCATCCGTACGGCTCCCGGCGGTTACCTGATCGCCGTCACCCCCGACCAGGTGGACGCGCACCGGTTCGACCGCATGGTGGAGAGGGCGCGCCGGAGCCGCGACGCGGGGAGGGCGGCCGAGGCCGCCGACGAGCTGCGCACCGCCCTGGGACTGTGGCGCGGACCGGCGCTGGCCGACGTCGACTCCGGCGAGTTGCGGCGGACGCACGCCGTACGTCTCGAAGAGCTGCGTCTCAGCGCGACCGAGGAGCGTGTCGACCTCGATCTCGCGCTCGGACGACACGGTGAGGTCGTCGGCGAGCTCCGCGCGCTCGTGGCCGCTCACCCGCTCAGGGAACGCGCGTGGGGACAGCTGGTCCTCGCGTTGCACCGGGGAGGGAGGCGTTCGGAGGCGCTCGGGGCCTACCAGGACGTCCGCCGTCTGCTGGTGGAGGAGCTCGGGCTGGAACCGGGTCCCGAGCTGCGGGCCGCCCACGACAGGGTGCTGGCGGGAGAGGGCCCGGAGCCCGGTGCCCGCACGCGGGAGGCGCCGCACGAGACGCCGCCCGACATCGCCGACTTCACCGGCCGCGCGCAGGTCCTGAGTTGGATCACCGGGGAGACGCCCGCCGCCGGGGGTGCTCCGGTGCATCTGGTGCTGCACGGTCCCGCCGGTTCGGGCAAGAGCGCCGTGGCCGTCCGCGCGGCCACGCTGCTGGGGGCGCGGTTCCCCGGCGGCCGTCTGTACGCGGCGCTGCGTGCGGGTGACCGGCCGGTCGGCGCCGGCGCCGTGCTGGAGGACCTGCTGCGCTCTCTCGGCTGCCCCGAAGGCGCCGTCCCCGCCGGTATCGAGGACCGGGTGCGGCTCTACCGCAGCATGACGGCCACCCGCCGGCTGCTGGTGGTGCTGGACGACGCCGCCGACGAGTCCCAGGTCAGGCCGCTGCTGCCGACGGGGCCGGGGTGCCTGACGCTGGTGACCAGCAGGTCCCCGCTGTACGGGCTGGAGGCCTCCCGTGCCTTCGAGCTCGGCGTGCTCGATCTCGCCGAGTCGGTGGCGATGCTGGCCGGGGTGGCGGGGGAGCCGCGCGTGCGGGCCGAGCCGCAGGCCGCCCGGCGGATCGCCGAGCTGTGCGGCGGGCTTCCGCTGGCGCTGCGGATCGCGGGGTCCCGGCTGGCCAGGCGGCCCGGCTGGACCCTGGAACACCTGGCCGGGCGGCTGGAGGACGAGCGCGTGCGCCTGGACGAGCTGGCCGCGGGAGACCTGGCGGTGCGGAGCAGCCTCGGTCTCGGCTATCGCGGCCTGGCGGAGGAGGAGCAGCGGCTGCTGCGACGCCTGGGGGCGCTGTCGGCGCCTGACGTGGCGCCGTGGGCCGCCGCGGCGGTGTTCGGCGGCCTGCGGGTGGACCGGATCCTGGAGGAGCTGGCGGGGACGGGTCTGCTCCAGTCGAGGGGGCTGGACGACGCGGGTCAGGAGCGGTACGGCCGGCATGATCTGACCCGGCTCTATGCCGCCGAACGCCTCGCCGAGGAGGAGGGTACGGCGGCGCGGGTGCTCGCCGTGCTCGCGCGTGAGGTCCTGGAGCGGGTCCGGCGGGCCCGTGCCCTGCTGCTGCCCGCCGAGCCGGGTACCGGCCGGACCGTCGCCCACACGGCGGGGCAGAGCGTGGCCGTGGAGACGACGCACCTGCGTGAGTCGGCCCGGTGGCTCGCGGCCGAACGGGGGTTCCTGGTCGCCGCCGTCGCGGACTTCCACCGCGCGGGGCTGGCCGAGGCGGCCTGGCGGCTGGCGTTCTACCTGACACCGTTCTTCGAGCTGCGCGCGCATCACGAGGACTGGTACGCGACGAACCGGATCGGACGGGAGGCGGCGCGGCTGGCGGGCCACCGTCACGGCGAGGCGCTGTTGCTGAGGGCACTGGGTGACCTGTACCGGATCGAGGGGCGCCTGGACGACGCCGCGCGGGCGCTCCAGGCGGCGCTGTCCCATTTCCGGGATCTCGCGGACGGGGCCGAGGAGGCGCGTGCGCGCTACCGGCTCGGCCTGGTCCTCATCGCCCAGGATCGTCCGGCCGAGGCGGAACGGTCCCTGGCGGAGTGTCTGGCCGCGTTCGAGGCGGCCGGTGACGCGCGTGGCCGGGCGGACGCGCTGCGCTCGCTGGGTTCGGTACGGCGGGCTGAGGACCTGCTGGCGGCCGGCCTCGACGCCTACCGGGAACTGGGCGACCCCCGGGGTGAGGCGGCGGCACTGCGCGAACTGGCCCTTCTCCACCTGGATCGGCGGCGTCTGCCCGCCGCCCGTGACTGTGCCGAGCGTGCCCTCCGCGCCGACCGGCGGCTGGGTGACCGGCTGCCCGAGGCGTCGAGCCTCGTGCTGCTGGCTCGCGTGGCGCGCGCCGAGGGCGTGCCGGAGGCGGCGCGGACGACGGTGGAGGAGGCTCTGTCGATCTTCAAGGAGTACGGCGACCGCCGTGGAGCCGCCCACGCGCTGCTCGTCCTGGCCGGTGCGGACCTCGACATCGACGAGATTGATGGGGCTTTTGCTGCGATTTCCAGTGCTACAGAAGGGTTCGATATCCTCGGCGACCAGCGAGGTTCGGCTGAGGCGGCGGAGCTCATGCGGGAGGCGCGTCGCCGCCGCGGCCTGTGGACATAG
- a CDS encoding OmpA family protein, whose product MSRSPEPVRHVLGAAALAVALVAGVAPAAWAEPDPPAEATAPVDDLILPVDDILAEIESLDGSESESKQGQTVTLALTSDVLFALDRAALTARATARLGKVAGKIKQESAGGLIKIMGHTDDQGADAYNDRLSLRRAQAVQEGLRELLAGQGVTFQAAGFGERRPKVPNVVDGRPSEENRARNRRVEIVFTAR is encoded by the coding sequence ATGTCCCGATCTCCTGAGCCCGTCCGGCATGTCCTGGGCGCCGCGGCGCTGGCCGTGGCGCTCGTCGCCGGGGTCGCACCGGCGGCGTGGGCGGAGCCGGATCCGCCGGCCGAAGCCACGGCGCCGGTGGACGACCTCATCCTGCCGGTCGACGACATCCTGGCCGAGATCGAGTCCCTGGACGGCAGCGAGAGCGAGTCCAAGCAGGGGCAGACGGTCACCCTGGCGCTCACCAGCGACGTGCTCTTCGCCCTCGACAGGGCCGCGCTGACGGCCAGGGCGACGGCACGGCTGGGGAAGGTCGCGGGGAAGATCAAGCAGGAGTCGGCCGGAGGGTTGATCAAGATCATGGGACACACCGACGACCAGGGCGCCGACGCCTACAACGACCGGCTGTCCCTGCGGCGGGCGCAGGCCGTGCAGGAAGGGCTGCGGGAGCTGCTGGCCGGGCAGGGCGTGACCTTCCAGGCCGCCGGCTTCGGCGAGCGGCGGCCGAAGGTGCCGAACGTCGTCGACGGCCGGCCATCCGAGGAGAACCGGGCCAGGAACCGCCGCGTCGAGATCGTCTTCACCGCCAGGTGA
- a CDS encoding S1C family serine protease — translation MGGSTSRIALFAAAAIALAGCGQTTRSQLSGVSTDAPSTPPRASPPAPSSAPPRASSPAPSPTPPSARDGAAILERKYEEVIAGVLPSIVQITTDNGLGSGIVFDGSGHIVTNAHVVGRAKRFQVTLASGGASRTAKLVKAFNLGDLAVIKVDDPAGLRPAVFGDSARLRVGQIVLAMGNPLGLSGSVTNGIVSALGRTISEPTDSESPGATITGAIQTSAAINPGNSGGALVNLSGQVIGIPTLTAVNPELGGGQAPGIGFAIPSNTATDIARQIIKNGKVTNTHRAALGVTVQTVVDSEGQPVGVGVARVTPGGSAAQAGIRAGDLIASINDKPTPTTQALSEVLSTLNPGDRAKVTIMRPDGSNSTVTVRLSELPGG, via the coding sequence ATGGGTGGATCGACCTCACGTATCGCGCTGTTCGCCGCCGCCGCCATAGCACTCGCCGGCTGCGGGCAGACCACGCGATCACAGCTGTCCGGTGTGTCCACCGACGCGCCCAGCACCCCGCCCCGGGCCTCACCGCCGGCTCCGTCGTCGGCGCCGCCCCGGGCCTCATCGCCGGCCCCCTCGCCGACCCCGCCGTCGGCCCGGGACGGGGCGGCGATCCTGGAGAGGAAGTACGAGGAGGTCATCGCGGGAGTGCTGCCCTCCATCGTGCAGATCACCACGGACAACGGACTCGGTTCGGGCATCGTCTTCGACGGCTCCGGGCACATCGTCACCAACGCCCACGTGGTCGGCCGGGCCAAGCGTTTCCAGGTGACGCTCGCCAGCGGTGGCGCCTCCCGGACGGCCAAGCTCGTGAAGGCCTTCAACCTCGGCGACCTGGCCGTGATCAAAGTCGACGATCCCGCCGGCCTCAGACCGGCCGTGTTCGGCGACTCCGCCCGGCTGCGGGTCGGCCAGATCGTACTGGCCATGGGCAACCCCCTGGGCCTGTCCGGCAGCGTCACCAACGGCATCGTCTCCGCGCTCGGCCGTACGATCAGCGAACCCACCGACAGCGAGTCCCCCGGTGCCACGATCACCGGCGCCATCCAGACCTCGGCCGCGATCAACCCCGGCAACAGCGGTGGCGCCCTGGTCAACCTCTCCGGCCAGGTCATCGGCATCCCGACCCTGACCGCCGTCAACCCCGAGCTCGGCGGAGGGCAGGCCCCCGGCATCGGCTTCGCCATCCCGTCCAACACCGCCACGGACATCGCCCGGCAGATCATCAAGAACGGCAAGGTCACCAACACCCACCGGGCCGCCCTGGGCGTCACCGTGCAGACGGTGGTCGACAGCGAGGGTCAGCCGGTGGGCGTCGGCGTCGCCCGCGTGACGCCGGGCGGCAGCGCCGCCCAGGCGGGCATCAGAGCGGGCGACCTGATCGCCTCGATCAACGACAAGCCCACCCCGACGACGCAGGCCCTGTCGGAGGTCCTCAGCACCCTCAACCCCGGCGACCGGGCCAAGGTCACGATCATGCGCCCCGACGGCTCCAACTCCACGGTCACCGTACGGCTGAGCGAACTCCCGGGCGGCTGA
- a CDS encoding AMP-binding enzyme, which produces MALHLRGDRLHRRRLRGTRGRRPRASRGGRPGRFPGGWGQRVVALVQPAPGAEPGPGLAADLLAHCVPRLARLKHPRVIEYRDRLPRTPTGKLSRSNLRETYLPL; this is translated from the coding sequence CTGGCACTACACCTCCGAGGAGATCGGTTACATCGTCGCCGACTGCGCGGCACGCGTGGTCGGCGGCCCCGAGCGTCACGCGGGGGCCGTCCCGGACGGTTCCCCGGGGGGTGGGGACAGCGGGTCGTCGCCCTGGTCCAGCCGGCCCCCGGCGCCGAGCCCGGTCCCGGCCTCGCCGCCGACCTGCTGGCCCACTGCGTGCCCCGGCTGGCGCGCCTCAAGCACCCCCGTGTGATCGAGTATCGTGACCGGCTGCCACGCACCCCCACCGGGAAGCTCAGCCGGAGCAATCTCCGCGAGACGTATCTTCCACTGTGA
- a CDS encoding acyl-CoA dehydrogenase, with protein MAIGLSEEHEALRESVSGWAERNIPSSAVRAAITAEGGGRPAFWSGLADQGLLGLHLPEEHGGSGYGLLETAVAIEALGERAAPGPYVPTVFASAAILASDGKAHAELLPGLADGTLTGAVALTGSITGSRDEDGTLTIGGTAEPVLGGALADVLLLPVHTDRGEEWVALDASQATVTPVRSLDLTRGVARVELEAVTVPAGRVLDGLEGPAVLNLAAILFGAEAAGVASWCVSAASDYAKVRVQFGRPIGQFQGVKHKAARMLVALEQARATVWDATRAAAEDAAGGEAAYTAAIAGVVAPDAAVQCAKDAVQIFGGIGYTYEHDAHLYYRRALTLRALLGSSADWAESVAELALSGVSRELEVDLPDDAAALREEIRAEIAEIAKLEGREQKRALAEGGYVMPHLARPWGRDARPLEQVLIFQELKAARVKLPQMIIGAWVVPSIAAYGTPEQQARFLPATLSGEMIWCQLFSEPGAGSDLASLQMKAEKVEGGWKLNGQKIWTSVAHVAEWGICVARNSSAGSKHDGITYFLVDMKGQGVTVRPLTEMTGENLFNEVFFDDVFVPDEQVVGEVGQGWKVARNTLSNERVSLSSGSGGSGSSVPDLVGLAGRIGRELTPVERQELARVVCEGHSINALGLRVTLKQLTGAEPGADASVRKLLSTSHAQHVSECAVGLLGASAVVAADMKLGDAGYWNRAVLATRAMTIYGGTTEVQLNIIGERMLGLPRDPEPGK; from the coding sequence ATGGCGATCGGGTTGAGCGAGGAGCACGAGGCGCTCCGCGAGTCGGTGAGCGGCTGGGCGGAGCGGAACATCCCATCCTCGGCCGTGCGCGCGGCCATCACGGCCGAGGGCGGAGGGCGCCCCGCCTTCTGGTCCGGCCTGGCCGATCAGGGGCTCCTCGGTCTCCACCTGCCGGAGGAGCACGGCGGCAGCGGGTACGGCCTGCTGGAGACCGCCGTCGCCATCGAGGCTCTCGGCGAGCGGGCCGCCCCCGGTCCCTACGTCCCCACCGTGTTCGCCAGCGCGGCGATCCTGGCCTCCGACGGCAAGGCCCATGCCGAGCTCCTCCCCGGTCTCGCCGACGGCACGCTGACCGGCGCGGTCGCCCTGACCGGCTCGATCACCGGCAGCCGGGATGAGGACGGCACGCTGACCATCGGCGGCACCGCCGAGCCGGTTCTGGGCGGCGCGCTCGCCGACGTCCTCCTCCTCCCGGTCCACACCGACCGGGGAGAGGAGTGGGTCGCGCTGGACGCCTCCCAGGCCACCGTCACCCCGGTCAGGTCGCTCGACCTCACCCGCGGTGTGGCCAGGGTGGAGCTGGAGGCGGTGACCGTGCCGGCGGGGCGGGTGCTGGACGGCCTGGAGGGCCCCGCGGTCCTCAACCTCGCCGCGATCCTGTTCGGTGCCGAGGCCGCGGGCGTCGCGTCCTGGTGCGTGAGCGCCGCGTCGGACTACGCCAAGGTGCGCGTGCAGTTCGGCCGGCCGATCGGCCAGTTCCAGGGCGTGAAGCACAAGGCCGCCCGGATGCTCGTCGCCCTGGAGCAGGCCCGCGCCACCGTGTGGGACGCCACCCGCGCCGCGGCCGAGGACGCGGCCGGAGGGGAGGCCGCCTACACCGCCGCGATCGCGGGGGTGGTCGCCCCCGACGCCGCGGTGCAGTGCGCCAAGGACGCCGTGCAGATCTTCGGCGGCATCGGCTACACCTACGAGCACGACGCCCACCTCTACTATCGCCGCGCGCTGACCCTGCGGGCGCTGCTCGGCTCCTCCGCGGACTGGGCCGAGTCCGTCGCCGAGCTGGCGCTGAGCGGCGTCAGCCGGGAGCTGGAGGTCGACCTGCCGGACGACGCCGCCGCGCTGCGCGAGGAGATCCGGGCGGAGATCGCCGAGATCGCCAAGCTGGAGGGCAGGGAGCAGAAGCGGGCACTGGCCGAGGGCGGCTATGTCATGCCGCACCTGGCCCGGCCGTGGGGCCGTGACGCCAGGCCGCTGGAGCAGGTCCTCATCTTCCAGGAGCTCAAGGCCGCCCGCGTCAAGCTGCCTCAGATGATCATCGGTGCCTGGGTGGTCCCGTCGATCGCCGCGTACGGCACGCCCGAGCAGCAGGCGCGCTTCCTGCCCGCCACGCTGAGCGGCGAGATGATCTGGTGCCAGCTCTTCTCCGAGCCGGGCGCCGGTTCCGACCTCGCCTCGCTGCAGATGAAGGCCGAGAAGGTCGAGGGCGGCTGGAAGCTCAACGGCCAGAAGATCTGGACCTCGGTCGCCCACGTCGCCGAGTGGGGCATCTGCGTCGCCCGCAACTCGTCGGCGGGTTCCAAGCACGACGGCATCACCTACTTCCTGGTCGACATGAAGGGCCAGGGCGTCACGGTCCGGCCGCTGACCGAGATGACCGGCGAGAACCTGTTCAACGAGGTCTTCTTCGACGACGTGTTCGTCCCGGACGAGCAGGTCGTCGGCGAGGTCGGCCAGGGCTGGAAGGTGGCCCGCAACACCCTGTCCAACGAGCGGGTCTCGCTCTCCTCGGGCTCCGGCGGCTCCGGCTCGTCGGTCCCCGACCTGGTCGGGCTGGCCGGGCGGATCGGCCGCGAACTCACCCCCGTCGAGCGGCAGGAACTGGCCCGCGTGGTCTGCGAGGGGCACTCGATCAACGCCCTCGGCCTGCGGGTGACGCTCAAGCAGCTCACCGGGGCCGAGCCGGGTGCCGACGCCTCGGTCCGCAAGCTCCTGTCCACCTCGCACGCCCAGCACGTCTCGGAGTGCGCGGTCGGGCTGCTCGGCGCCTCCGCCGTGGTCGCCGCCGACATGAAGCTCGGCGACGCGGGCTACTGGAACCGGGCCGTGCTGGCCACCCGCGCCATGACCATCTACGGCGGGACCACCGAGGTGCAGCTCAACATCATCGGTGAGCGCATGCTGGGGCTGCCCCGCGATCCGGAGCCAGGCAAGTAG
- a CDS encoding glycosyltransferase family 4 protein has protein sequence MADIVAFSGGSGNAGSRPLSQPRTGLSVEVTQIPEASLRGVRVAVLNFREPGQSVAGGAEEYAWQVSRHLIAQGASVHFVTGREPGQAGSERRNGVELRRMGNRYLVYLLVPLWLLLRRRHFDVVVDSMNGIPFFSPLVVRRRTAVICLVHHVHDRQFHAFLPPWLARIGCFIEGSVARLLYRRRTTITVSESSREDLRTRLRWLAPIQVVPNGSPTARSVARHALPGDPAVVYLGRLVGHKRVERVVGLAAELRESRPGLRVHVVGRGPESGSLAVRAAELGVADRVHLHGFLAEPEKNAVLGSALLNVTASEFEGWGLTVIEAAAFGVPTVAYDVAGLRDSIRDGVTGWLVRDGEALADVVERAIGELADPVRRAEIQQACRSWAGEFTWGRTGATITRLIATELPMVGHRHQPESSAGSPARTPDLRLAAGETDPT, from the coding sequence GTGGCCGACATCGTGGCCTTTTCCGGTGGGAGCGGGAACGCCGGATCGCGTCCGCTGAGCCAGCCGCGGACCGGCCTGAGCGTGGAGGTCACGCAGATCCCGGAGGCGTCCCTGCGGGGGGTCCGGGTGGCGGTGCTGAACTTCCGCGAGCCGGGACAGTCGGTGGCCGGGGGTGCCGAGGAGTACGCCTGGCAGGTCAGCCGCCACCTCATCGCCCAGGGCGCGTCCGTCCACTTCGTGACCGGCCGGGAGCCCGGTCAGGCCGGGTCCGAGCGGCGTAACGGCGTCGAGCTTCGCAGGATGGGCAACCGCTACCTCGTCTACCTGCTCGTGCCGCTCTGGCTGCTGCTGCGCCGCCGCCACTTCGACGTGGTCGTCGACTCGATGAACGGCATCCCTTTCTTCTCCCCTCTCGTGGTCCGGCGCCGCACCGCGGTGATCTGCCTGGTGCACCACGTGCACGACCGGCAGTTCCACGCCTTCCTGCCCCCCTGGCTCGCCAGGATCGGCTGTTTCATCGAGGGATCGGTGGCCCGGCTGCTCTACCGTCGCCGCACCACGATCACGGTGTCGGAGTCGTCCAGGGAGGACCTCCGCACGCGGCTGCGCTGGCTGGCCCCGATCCAGGTCGTCCCCAACGGCAGCCCCACGGCGCGCTCGGTCGCGCGGCACGCCCTTCCCGGTGACCCCGCCGTGGTCTACCTGGGCAGGCTGGTCGGCCACAAGAGGGTCGAGCGCGTCGTCGGCCTGGCGGCCGAGCTGAGGGAGAGCCGTCCCGGGCTGCGCGTGCACGTCGTGGGCCGCGGCCCGGAGTCCGGGTCCCTCGCGGTCAGGGCGGCCGAGCTGGGGGTCGCCGACCGCGTGCACCTGCACGGTTTCCTCGCCGAGCCGGAGAAGAACGCCGTGCTCGGCTCGGCCCTGCTGAACGTGACCGCCTCGGAGTTCGAGGGCTGGGGCCTCACCGTGATCGAGGCGGCGGCCTTCGGCGTGCCCACGGTCGCCTATGACGTCGCCGGGCTGCGCGACTCGATCCGTGACGGCGTGACCGGCTGGCTGGTCCGCGACGGCGAGGCACTCGCGGACGTGGTGGAGCGGGCGATCGGGGAGCTGGCCGACCCCGTGCGGCGCGCCGAGATCCAGCAGGCGTGCCGATCCTGGGCGGGGGAGTTCACCTGGGGGAGAACCGGCGCTACGATAACCAGACTTATCGCCACGGAGCTCCCCATGGTCGGCCACCGGCACCAACCCGAGAGCTCTGCAGGCTCGCCGGCCCGGACCCCCGACCTCCGTCTCGCCGCTGGTGAGACCGACCCCACTTGA